The region TCGTGCTGAAGGAATTTGCCTTCAATCCGATTGCCTTCTGGAACGCGCTGGCCGACAAATTCGGGCAGGACTTCCTGGAACCCGGCAAATACCTCACCAACCCGTGGGAAAACCTGTCCTTGAACATCGCCCTCGTGCTCGGAACGGCTGGCCTTCCGCACATCCTCATCCGCTTCTACACCGTTCCGACGGCACGGGAGGCGCGCAAATCGGTCGTCGTGGCGATGGTCATCATCGGCCTCTTCTACATCCTCACGCCGCTCCTCGGCTTTGGCGCCGCGTACTTTGTCGGCCAGGACCAAATTCAAGCCGTCAACAAGGCCGGCAACATGGCCGCGCCGATGCTGGCCGAAGCGCTGGGCGGGTCCTTCTTCCTGGCCTTTATCTCCGCGGTGGCCTTTGCCACCATTCTCGCCGTCGTCGCCGGGCTGGTCATTTCGGCGGCCAGCGCCTTCGCCCACGACTTTTACACCAACGTCATTCGCCACGGCCGGGCCACGGAAGCCGAGCAGGTACGGGTGGCCAAAATCGCGTCCGTCGGCGTCGGGGTGGCGTCCATCCTGCTGGCACTGCTCGCCAAGGACATGAACGTGGCCTACCTGGTGGGGCTGGCCTTCGCTGTGGCGGCCAGCGCCAACGTGCCGGTGATCGTCCTGACCCTGTTCTGGAAGCGCTTCAACACCGCCGGTGCCGTGGCAGGGATGCTCACCGGGCTCATCTCTGCGGTGGGGTTGGTGCTGATCAGCCCCAACGTCATGAGCCCGGAAACGGCCATCTTTCCGCTCAAAAACCCCGCCCTTGTCTCGGTGCCCCTCGGTTTCCTGGGTGCCTGCCTTGGAACCGTCCTCACGCGCGACCCAAGGGCGCTGTCGCGGTTCCCCGAACTGTACGTCCGCTCGCAAACCGGCATCGGCGCCGAATAAGCCAAACCGGGGCCTCCCCGCTTGGGGATGGCCCCTTCCTTTTCGCCGCCTCGCTGTCGGCCTCGCCAAAGGCGTATTGTCGCGTTCAAAAGGAGAGGGCGGCGTTGGCGGCGTGCACGATTCCCGTGGCGTCGGTGGGCAGGACCTCGGCGAGGAACCGCGCCAGGTCCCACGTGTGCGTCGGCGGGCCGATCACGTCGCGCACCACGGCGACGGGTTCGCCGCGCCGCAAGCGGTCCAGCACCCGCTGCGCGAAGTTTGGCCCGTGGGGACCGTACAGCCAGGCCGTCCGCACGACGAGATGGCGCGCCCAGGCGGCCAACACCGCCTCTTCGCCCCGCAGCTTCGACCAGCCGTAGGTGTTCAGCGGACGGGGGACGTCGTGTTCCACGTAACAGCCGCCCTTTTCTCCGTCAAACACGTAGTCGGTGCTGATGTGCACGAGCCTGGCCCCCACCGCCTCGGCCGCCCGCGCCAGCAGGCCGGGCGCGACGGCGTTGACGCGCAGCGCCGTGACGCGGCGCATTTCGCAGGCGTCCACCTGGGTAAACGCGGCGCAGTTGACGATCGCGTCGGGGCGCAGGGCGCGTACGAGGGCTTCCGTCTGGCAGCGGCAGGCCACGTTCCACGCGTCCCGGCGGTAGGCGTGCACCGTCCACTCCGGCCGGTGGCGGCGCAGCCACGCCGCCAGTTCCATGCCGAGCTGTCCGCCCGCGCCGGCGATCAGCACCCGCATGTCCACCAGTCCCTGTGACGGCGATACCACGCCACCGTGCGGGCAAGCCCTTCGGCAAAGGAAACGCGCGGGGCCCATCCCAAGCGGCGCCGCGTGCGCCGGTCGTCGAGGGCGTAGCGGCGGTCGTGCCCCGGGCGATCGGGCACATGAACAACGTGCGACGGGTCGCGGCCCAGGAGACGCAAGACGGCCTCAGCCACTTCGCGATTCGTTCGCTCCTCACCGGCAGCAATGTGGAACACGTCGCCGGCTTCGCCTTTGACCATTGCCGCTTCCAGGGCCCGACAATGGTCTTCCACGTACAGCCAGTCGCGCCGCTGCTCCCCATCCCCGTACAGCGGAATCGGCCGGTCCTCCAGCGCGCACAGGATGGCTTTGGGAATCAATTTTTCCGGGTGCTGCCGCGGCCCGTAGTTGTTCGTGCACCGGGTGAGGACCACCGGCAACCGGTACGTTCGCACGTACGCCTGGCACAAAAGGTCGCCCCCGGCCTTGCTCGCCGCGTACGGGCTGCTCGGCAAAAGCGGGGCGTCCTCGCCGGCTGTCCCCTGCGCGATGGGCCCATACACTGCGTCGGTTGACACGACCACCACCTTCTGCACGTCATACCGGCGGGCCATTTCCAGAACGCAGTAGGTGCCAAAGACGTTCGTGCGCACAAACGCTTCGGGATCGGCAATGCTCCGGTCGACGTGGCTTTCGGCGGCCAGATGGAACACCACGTCGACCCCATTGCGGAACACCGGCTCGACGTCTTCCGGATTGGCCACGTCCCCCCGCACGAACACG is a window of Calditerricola satsumensis DNA encoding:
- the rfbD gene encoding dTDP-4-dehydrorhamnose reductase, encoding MRVLIAGAGGQLGMELAAWLRRHRPEWTVHAYRRDAWNVACRCQTEALVRALRPDAIVNCAAFTQVDACEMRRVTALRVNAVAPGLLARAAEAVGARLVHISTDYVFDGEKGGCYVEHDVPRPLNTYGWSKLRGEEAVLAAWARHLVVRTAWLYGPHGPNFAQRVLDRLRRGEPVAVVRDVIGPPTHTWDLARFLAEVLPTDATGIVHAANAALSF
- a CDS encoding solute symporter family protein, with the translated sequence MSTGTNMLAFWLFVAFVVLTLIITWWASKRTKSTTEFYTAGRTISGMQNGWAIAGDYMSAASFLGIAGIIALNGYDGFIYSLGFFVAYLFVLLIVAEPLRNTGKYTLADVLALRLREKPVRSVAALSTLTISTFYMIAQLVGAGGLIKLLLGLNYELSIVIIGVLMTLYVTFGGMLATTWVQIIKAVLLMTGTALLAILVLKEFAFNPIAFWNALADKFGQDFLEPGKYLTNPWENLSLNIALVLGTAGLPHILIRFYTVPTAREARKSVVVAMVIIGLFYILTPLLGFGAAYFVGQDQIQAVNKAGNMAAPMLAEALGGSFFLAFISAVAFATILAVVAGLVISAASAFAHDFYTNVIRHGRATEAEQVRVAKIASVGVGVASILLALLAKDMNVAYLVGLAFAVAASANVPVIVLTLFWKRFNTAGAVAGMLTGLISAVGLVLISPNVMSPETAIFPLKNPALVSVPLGFLGACLGTVLTRDPRALSRFPELYVRSQTGIGAE
- the rfbB gene encoding dTDP-glucose 4,6-dehydratase, which encodes MRILVTGGAGFIGSHLVEHLCRAYPGATVVTFDKLTYATSRATLAELARHKNHVFVRGDVANPEDVEPVFRNGVDVVFHLAAESHVDRSIADPEAFVRTNVFGTYCVLEMARRYDVQKVVVVSTDAVYGPIAQGTAGEDAPLLPSSPYAASKAGGDLLCQAYVRTYRLPVVLTRCTNNYGPRQHPEKLIPKAILCALEDRPIPLYGDGEQRRDWLYVEDHCRALEAAMVKGEAGDVFHIAAGEERTNREVAEAVLRLLGRDPSHVVHVPDRPGHDRRYALDDRRTRRRLGWAPRVSFAEGLARTVAWYRRHRDWWTCGC